The sequence below is a genomic window from Parachlamydiales bacterium.
ATGTTTGACGTGATCGCGTCAGCGAGCATGTCAACGTCGGCGACGCGGACCCGCGGGGGGCCGCGGCGATGTGAGATCGGTACGAAACAATCGTGCTAGTGACAGGCTAATGTGGGGCGAAGCTTCTCTGCGATCTTTGCGCCTTTGCGTTCAAAAAAACGCCACACAAACATCCCTACAGACATACTCCGGCATCTGTCTGCAAGGACTTGTGGCATATTCCTTGCCGTCGACTTCTCGACGGCAAGGAAAGAGAAAGCTTTTGGATATGAATACCTTAAAGCGGAGGGGGCGTTAGTATTTCTAAGCACCGTGCCATCAGCTTATCCAAGCTGATCCGTTCTTGTTCCATGCTATCGCGGTGTCGCAAGGTAACGGTATTATCTTCCAGCGTTTCGAAGTCGATGGTAATACAAATCGGCGTTCCTATCTCATCATGGCGACGGTAGCGTTTACCTATAGCTCCTGAATCGTCATATTGGACAGTCCAATTTCCGTTCAAACTATGGAAGACATTGCGCGCTTTTTCGACCAAGTGCTCTTTCTTCATGAGGGGGAAGACTGCAATTTTCACCGGCGCCATATGTGGAAGGAAACGCAAAACGGTACGTTCTTCGCCATTGGGCAGTTTTTCTTCTGCATAGGCTTGGCAAATAAGGGCCAAGATGGTGCGGTCTAAACCAAAAGTAGGCTCGATGACATGTGGAACGAATTTCTCACGTGTTTGTGGATCTGTAAAATCCAGCTTAGTTTTAGAGAACTCAGCATGTTGCGAGAGGTCGAAATTTGTTCTGTAGGCCAATCCGTAAAGCTCGCTCCTTCCAAAAGGGAAGTTGTACATGATATCCACTGTACGTTTGGAGTAGTGGGAAAGCTTTTCTTGAGGATGCTCATGGTGGCTTAAGCGGTCATTCGAAAGACCGATCCAACGGCACCAGCGGTCCATCACAGAAAGCCATTCATCGAATTTCTCTTGCCACTGCTCTCCACGGATAAAATATTCGATTTCCATTTGTTCAAATTCGATGACGCGGAAGATAAAGTTGCCGGGGGTAATCTCATTACGGAAGGCTTTACCGATTTGGGCAACACCAAAAGGAATATTAACACGCATGGTATCGACAATGTTTTTGTAGTCGAGGAAGATCGCTTGAGCTGTCTCCGGGCGGAGGTAAGCGATATCGTTTTCACCTGGCGAGCTTGTTTTGCTAAGTTTTGTCGAAAACATAAGGTTGAAATAGCGTGCCTCGGTCCATTCTTTAGCACCGCATTTGGGACAGGCGAGATTATGTTCTTTCACAAGGGCGTTGATTTGATCTACAGTGAATCCTTCCACGTCAATCTGCAAGGTTTGCTCGATTAGATGGTCGGCACGAAAACGGCTTTTGCATTTTTTGCAGTCGATCAAAGCGTCGTTAAAGCCTGCGACATGGCCTGACGCTTCCCATGCTCTGGGATGGAGTAATATGGGTCCGTCCATTCCCACCATATCTTCGCGGTTATGCACGAAATTGCGCCACCAAGCTTGACGGACAGTTTGTTTCATTTCTGCGCCATAAGGTCCGTAACTATAAGTATTGGCAAAGCCGCCATAGATTTCGGATCCTGGAAAAATGAAACCACGTCTTTTACACAAGGCGACTACGGATTTTAGCAGATCTTCTTGTTCTGACATTTTGAACATCCAAATAAATTAATTTTCGTATAAATAAGGTAATCGCTTAAAAAGGTAGCTTATTAGACTAGAAATTTTCAATGGCAATGGCGCAAGATCCTTCACAATTAGAACTTTTTGATGAAAATGCAGTTATGGATGTACTCCAAAAGGAGCTTGCTGCCTTAAAAAAACGGTGCGATGTTTTGCGCCGGGGCATGTCTTCGCGTTATAATAAGCTGGCAAAGCTCTGTATTTTTCTGCAGGAAGAGAATGCCCTCTTGAAAACGCGGTTGGAGAAAATTGAAAGGGGGGAAAGAGAGCCTATTTTGACTGAGGAACCTGATTTTTTCTGTAGCGTTAAATAAGTTCTTTCCCTAACATCATTGTGTTTACTTATGCGGCCATGGCGGAATTGGTAGACGCGCTAGATTCAGGTTCTAGTCAGGGTTTCCTGGTGGATGTTCGAGTCATCTTGGCCGCAATTATTTTATCCGTTTATAGTATAAGGTGTCTAAGTCAGGCACGCATAAGCTTCCTCGACTCCTCTAGGTAAGCACCGGCGAGCGTTTATGCGGGTTTACTTATAGATTAAAATTTTATGACCAAATATTCACGCAAACACATCCGTAATTTCTCTATCATCGCCCATATCGACCATGGTAAGTCGACTATTGCCGACAGACTTTTGGAACTCACCAAAACCCTCGAAGCGCGGGAAATGCAAGAGCAAGTCTTGGATGATATGGACCTGGAAAGAGAAAGAGGCATCACGATCAAGGCCCATCCGGTCACGATGTATTACAATTCTCCCGACGGCGAAATTTATCAGATCAACTTTATCGATACGCCGGGCCACGTGGACTTTTCTTACGAAGTTTCCCGTTCCCTTTCAGCATGCGAAGGCGCGTTGCTTGTCATTGACGCAGCTCAAGGCATTCAAGCTCAAACTCTTGCAAACATGCACCTCGCCTTGGAGCGCAACCTCACCATCGTACCGGTCTTAAATAAGATTGACCTTCCCGCAGCAAATATCGAAGAGACAAAGCAGCAGATCGAAGAGTTAATGGCTATCGATGCCTCCGACGCTATCGCCTGTTCCGCAAAAACGGGTGTCGGCATTCGCGAAATCCTTGACCGTATCGTTAGGGACATACCTCCTCCTGATGAACCTAAAGACGATCTTTTACGCGCCCTCATCTTCGATTCGCACTATGACAACTACCGCGGCGTCAAAGTTTATATCCGCGTCATGAGCGGCCATGTCCGCAAAGGGACAGTTATCCGCATGATGGCCAGCGGTAAAACCTTTGAAGTATTAGAAGTCGGCATTTTCGCCCCTCAGATGCGACCTACAGACGAATTACGTCCCGGAGAAGTCGGATACTTCATTGCCAACATCAAAATCACCTCCGACGTTAAAGTTGGCGACACAATTACTTCGCATAAACACCCGGCAAGCGATGCCCTTCCCGGCTTCCGCCACGTCACTCCTGTCGTCTTTGCAGGGATCTATCCTATCGACAGCTCCGACTTTGAAGCGGTCCGTGATGCTTTGACCAAACTTCAGCTCAATGACTCCGCTCTACATATCGAACAAGAGAGCAGTACAGCGTTGGGATTTGGTTTCCGCTGCGGCTTCCTCGGCCTGCTCCACTTAGAGATAGTCTTTGAAAGGCTGCAAAGGGAATTCAATCTAGATATCATTTCTACCGCACCCAGCGTTTGCTATCGATTCACGCTAAGTGATAATTCAGTCAAAGAAATTGATAATCCTTCCCATTATCCAGATCCGGGCCATATCGCTTGGGTAGAGGAACCTTGGGTAAAGAGCCACATCATTACTCCTACAGATTTTCTTGGTGCTGTTTTGGCCCTAGGCATGGATAAAAGGGGTATGTGCATCAAGACGGAGACCTTAGATAGCCGTCGCGTCATGCTGACCTACCAAATCCCCCTCAATGAGATCATCACCGACTTCAACGATAAACTTAAGTCTATCACGAAAGGCTATGGTTCTTTCGACTATGAATTTGAGAATTATCAAGAAGGCGATATCATCAAGTTGGAAATTAAGGTTAACGATGAGCCTGTCGACGCTTTCTCTTGCCTTGTCCACCGCACCAAAGCAGAATCCAAAGGCCGCGCTATCTGCAATAAGCTGAAAGATGTCATCCCGCGCCAACTGTTCAAAGTCCCTATACAAGCTGCTATCGGCGGAAAGATCATCGCCCGCGAAACTATTCCCGCCCTTTCTAAAAACGTGACCGCAAAATGCTATGGCGGCGACATCAGCCGTAAACGCAAATTATGGGAAAAGCAGAAGGAAGGTAAGAAACGGATGAAGGAAATCGGCAAGGTAACGATCCCGCAAAACGCGTTTATGGAAGTACTAAAAGCGAGTGAATAATATGCAGCCCCTATTCATCGAAGCACAGCCCGAAACTACTTTTTTCACTGCAGAACAAATGGCGGCCGTTGACCTGAATAACGTTCCGCGCCACATAGCCATTGTACTAGATGGCAACCGCCGTTGGGCCAATAGCAATGGTGAAACGCATGTTGAAGGCCATCAGAAGGGCGCCGACATTTTATTGGACATCCTCCGTTCCGCTAAAGAACTCACCATCGAAACAGTGACTGTCTACGGTTTTTCGACTGAAAACTGGGGCCGTCCCCGTGAGGAAGTCGAAGCTGTCTTGTGGCTGATCGAACAATACACTATTGAACAGCGTCCGCAAATGCTAGCCAATGGAGTTAAAGTCACCTGTATCGGCGATGTAAGCGAATTCCCAGACACACTACAAAAAGCCCTGGAAGATACTGTAGAAGCAACAGCACATTGTACTGATATCCATTTTGTAATGGCACTGAACTATGGAGCACGCAAAGAAATCTGCAGAGCCGCTAATTGCATCGCAGAAAATATGCGCCAAGGAAAAATTCCCGAGACTGCGATAGATGAAAAATTACTGGCTAGTTACTTGGACACGCATGATCTTCCCGACCTGGACTTATTTATCCGCCCGGGGGGCCAGTTAAGAATGAGTAACTTCCTTCTTTGGCAAGCCTCCTATTCTGAACTTTACTTTTTAGATAAAATGTGGCCTGATTTCACTCCGTACGACTTATATGTAGCTGTGCTCGAATACCAAAAACGGATTAGAAGATTGGGAACCTAAATGAAACAGAACTGGCAACAACGCCTTCT
It includes:
- the lepA gene encoding translation elongation factor 4; the encoded protein is MTKYSRKHIRNFSIIAHIDHGKSTIADRLLELTKTLEAREMQEQVLDDMDLERERGITIKAHPVTMYYNSPDGEIYQINFIDTPGHVDFSYEVSRSLSACEGALLVIDAAQGIQAQTLANMHLALERNLTIVPVLNKIDLPAANIEETKQQIEELMAIDASDAIACSAKTGVGIREILDRIVRDIPPPDEPKDDLLRALIFDSHYDNYRGVKVYIRVMSGHVRKGTVIRMMASGKTFEVLEVGIFAPQMRPTDELRPGEVGYFIANIKITSDVKVGDTITSHKHPASDALPGFRHVTPVVFAGIYPIDSSDFEAVRDALTKLQLNDSALHIEQESSTALGFGFRCGFLGLLHLEIVFERLQREFNLDIISTAPSVCYRFTLSDNSVKEIDNPSHYPDPGHIAWVEEPWVKSHIITPTDFLGAVLALGMDKRGMCIKTETLDSRRVMLTYQIPLNEIITDFNDKLKSITKGYGSFDYEFENYQEGDIIKLEIKVNDEPVDAFSCLVHRTKAESKGRAICNKLKDVIPRQLFKVPIQAAIGGKIIARETIPALSKNVTAKCYGGDISRKRKLWEKQKEGKKRMKEIGKVTIPQNAFMEVLKASE
- the uppS gene encoding polyprenyl diphosphate synthase, which gives rise to MQPLFIEAQPETTFFTAEQMAAVDLNNVPRHIAIVLDGNRRWANSNGETHVEGHQKGADILLDILRSAKELTIETVTVYGFSTENWGRPREEVEAVLWLIEQYTIEQRPQMLANGVKVTCIGDVSEFPDTLQKALEDTVEATAHCTDIHFVMALNYGARKEICRAANCIAENMRQGKIPETAIDEKLLASYLDTHDLPDLDLFIRPGGQLRMSNFLLWQASYSELYFLDKMWPDFTPYDLYVAVLEYQKRIRRLGT
- a CDS encoding glycine--tRNA ligase translates to MSEQEDLLKSVVALCKRRGFIFPGSEIYGGFANTYSYGPYGAEMKQTVRQAWWRNFVHNREDMVGMDGPILLHPRAWEASGHVAGFNDALIDCKKCKSRFRADHLIEQTLQIDVEGFTVDQINALVKEHNLACPKCGAKEWTEARYFNLMFSTKLSKTSSPGENDIAYLRPETAQAIFLDYKNIVDTMRVNIPFGVAQIGKAFRNEITPGNFIFRVIEFEQMEIEYFIRGEQWQEKFDEWLSVMDRWCRWIGLSNDRLSHHEHPQEKLSHYSKRTVDIMYNFPFGRSELYGLAYRTNFDLSQHAEFSKTKLDFTDPQTREKFVPHVIEPTFGLDRTILALICQAYAEEKLPNGEERTVLRFLPHMAPVKIAVFPLMKKEHLVEKARNVFHSLNGNWTVQYDDSGAIGKRYRRHDEIGTPICITIDFETLEDNTVTLRHRDSMEQERISLDKLMARCLEILTPPPL